One segment of Drosophila mauritiana strain mau12 chromosome 3R, ASM438214v1, whole genome shotgun sequence DNA contains the following:
- the LOC117142704 gene encoding uncharacterized protein LOC117142704, whose protein sequence is MHRRCIICGQEPGEQCVYPRNMSEARRWENLANLSSFDVDPESLCRHGCVCASHLDGHGSGSESESSPRAAGRARTPAGLQDWSSRWSSSTSESGHGYPISKKANEQMQNQSKQSLASERQEFSSANRCTNGYCRFRNTCNSMFQGNTYAQNGQKYPNPPQATRATNLEDKKNPPMKLNARVNKPTFGAVNCTCDGCTCSFCPVQGIKKAVAPLEEDSGIQQSMNKEKRKDNSKGSPHKPSSCERLTCPAFRTTDIKTVADDFRSSPSYPVSPTSRGNNRVKSSMNQQNTKKKPELKSECCQTCVTHQLKDQEVQCSTVTLQTQSSSPVRRTKMTGSFSHQTGSSATGFSAGPTNNSSNFTCSGGGERRTSNAINVLLMNGTRNNDYEDGCCSPAKQRPMAPPPEICVQESDLTESDERAVFPEIDKPNYRVCRSSNETNVLVLEESSLNECSPNAAQDASKVDSQTKNHFDAEQNANNNKEQQNSFLINWLESPATSNFTKVLELQRSRIKELENLLEQHSLLQQTIQHKVAELQCTDIPDPKNITKS, encoded by the coding sequence ATGCATCGTCGTTGTATAATCTGTGGCCAGGAGCCGGGCGAGCAGTGCGTCTACCCGCGCAACATGTCGGAGGCTCGCCGGTGGGAGAACCTGGCCAACCTCAGCAGTTTTGACGTCGACCCCGAATCGCTCTGCCGGCACGGATGCGTTTGCGCCTCCCATTTGGATGGCCACGGATCTGGTTCGGAATCGGAGAGCTCGCCTCGTGCTGCTGGCCGGGCAAGAACTCCAGCTGGCTTGCAGGATTGGAGCAGCAGGTGGAGCTCTTCGACATCGGAATCTGGCCATGGCTATCCCATCAGCAAAAAGGCTAACGAGCAGATGCAGAACCAAAGCAAACAGAGTCTCGCCTCGGAGAGGCAGGAATTCAGCAGCGCAAACAGATGTACGAATGGTTACTGTCGTTTTCGAAACACCTGCAACAGCATGTTCCAGGGCAATACATACGCCCAAAATGGACAGAAGTATCCCAATCCACCACAGGCAACAAGGGCCACCAACTTAGAGGACAAAAAGAATCCACCTATGAAATTAAACGCAAGGGTAAATAAACCTACATTTGGAGCTGTAAACTGCACCTGTGATGGATGCACCTGTAGTTTCTGCCCAGTGCAAGGGATCAAGAAAGCGGTAGCCCCCCTAGAAGAAGATTCAGGCATCCAACAAAGTATGAATAAAGAGAAAAGAAAGGATAATTCCAAAGGCAGCCCGCATAAACCGAGTTCTTGCGAACGTCTCACTTGTCCAGCTTTCAGGACAACGGACATAAAGACTGTAGCAGATGATTTCCGCAGTAGCCCGAGCTACCCGGTATCGCCAACTTCACGAGGTAACAACAGAGTTAAAAGTTCGATGAACCAGCAGAATACGAAGAAAAAGCCGGAGCTGAAGAGTGAATGCTGCCAGACGTGCGTCACCCATCAATTGAAGGATCAGGAAGTGCAGTGCTCAACGGTGACGCTGCAGACTCAGAGCTCTTCGCCTGTTAGGCGAACCAAGATGACCGGCTCGTTCAGCCATCAAACTGGAAGCTCAGCGACAGGTTTCTCTGCCGGACCAACCAATAATTCGAGTAACTTTACTTGTAGCGGCGGCGGTGAGAGAAGAACTTCAAATGCTATCAACGTGCTGCTTATGAACGGCACCCGAAATAATGACTACGAAGATGGGTGCTGCTCTCCGGCGAAGCAACGTCCCATGGCGCCGCCTCCAGAGATTTGCGTTCAGGAGTCCGATCTGACCGAAAGTGACGAGCGTGCTGTTTTCCCGGAAATCGACAAGCCCAATTACAGAGTTTGTCGATCCTCGAACGAGACCAATGTCCTGGTCCTGGAGGAGAGTTCTTTGAATGAATGCAGCCCCAACGCAGCCCAGGATGCGAGTAAAGTAGATAGCCAGACGAAGAATCATTTCGATGCTGAACAAAACGCCAACAATAATAAAGAGCAACAGAATAGTTTTCTTATCAACTGGCTCGAGTCCCCGGCTACGAGTAACTTCACTAAGGTTCTGGAACTGCAGAGATCTCGCATCAAGGAGCTGGAGAATCTGCTGGAGCAGCACAGCCTTCTGCAACAGACAATCCAGCACAAGGTTGCGGAGCTGCAGTGCACAGATATACCGGACCctaaaaatataactaaaTCATAA
- the LOC117142707 gene encoding protein SET — protein sequence MSSVPKRAKLDGAPADGNASAAAGNNEEESEALEQIDACQNEIDALNEKASEEILKVEQKYNKLRKPCYEKRSELVKRIPNFWVTSFINHPQVSGILDEEEEECLHALSKLEVEEFEDIKSGYRINFHFDENPYFENKVLTKEFHLNSAAASENGDWPASTSTPIKWKEGKNLLKLLLTKPYGNKKKRNSEYKTFFDWFSDNTDPVNDEIAELIKDDLWPNPLQYYLVPDIEVEPEDEEDNEDNEEEAFDDEDGEDGEGEEEEEDEDDK from the exons ATGTCGAGCGTGCCAAAGCGAGCCAAGCTGGACGGCGCCCCCGCCGATGGCAACGCATCCGCCGCCGCCGGTAACAACGAGGAGGAGTCGGAGGCGTTGGAGCAAATTGATGCCTGCCAGAACGAGATCGATGCGCTAAACGAGAAGGCCAGCGAGGAGATACTCAAGGTGGAGCAGAAGTACAACAAGCTGCGGAAACCCTGCTACGAGAAGCGCAGCGAGCTGGTCAAGCGCATCCCCAACTTCTGGGTGACCTCG TTTATCAACCACCCGCAAGTATCCGGCATTctggatgaggaggaggaggaatgCCTGCACGCACTCAGCAAACTTGAGGTGGAGGAGTTCGAGGATATTAAATCGGGATACCGCATCAACTTCCATTTCGACGAGAATCCTTACTTTGAAAACAAGGTGCTCACCAAAGAGTTCCACCTGAATTCAGCGG CTGCTTCCGAGAACGGCGACTGGCCCGCGTCTACCAGCACGCCCATCAAATGGAAGGAGGGAAAGAACCTGCTTAAACTTTTGCTGACGAAACCATACGGAAACAAGAAGAAGCGCAACTCCGAATACAAAACCTTTTTCGATTGGTTCTCGGATAACACCGATCCCGTCAACGACGAGATCGCAGAACTGATAAAAGATGACCTTTGGCCAAATCCACTGCAGTATTATCTGGTACCTGATATCGAGGTGGAGcccgaggacgaggaggacaACGAAGATAATGAGGAGGAGGCATTCGACGACGAGGACGGTGAGGATGGAGAAGGCgaggaagaggaagaggaTGAGG ATGACAAGTAA
- the LOC117142708 gene encoding ATP synthase subunit O, mitochondrial: MASINKLAILSRTLSSAAAQATVKPPVQVFGLEGRYATALYSAASKLSQLDQVEKDLTALQATIRSDKKLREYVTSPIINKKVMATALKEASEKLRFAPATANLLGLLADNGRLKKLDTVINAYKTIMAAHRGEVVCEVVTAKPLDASQSKQLEGALKSFLKGNESLKITSRVDPSIIGGLIVSIGDKYVDMSIATKVKLYTDVIQTAA; encoded by the exons ATGGCCTCTATTAACAAATTGGCAATTTTG AGCCGCACCCTCAGCTCCGCTGCCGCCCAGGCGACGGTGAAGCCACCAGTGCAGGTGTTCGGTCTGGAGGGTCGCTATGCTACCGCCCTGTACTCGGCTGCCTCCAAGTTGAGCCAGTTGGATCAGGTGGAGAAGGATCTGACTGCCCTGCAGGCCACTATCCGTAGCGACAAGAAGCTGCGCGAGTACGTGACCAGCCCCATCATCAACAAGAAGGTCATGGCCACCGCTCTGAAGGAGGCATCCGAGAAGCTACGCTTCGCCCCGGCCACCGCCAATCTATTGGGTCTGCTGGCCGACAACGGACGTCTAAAGAAGCTGGACACCGTGATCAACGCCTACAAGACCATCATGGCCGCACACCGCGGTGAGGTCGTCTGCGAGGTGGTCACCGCCAAGCCCTTGGATGCATCCCAGAGCAAGCAGCTGGAGGGTGCCCTTAAG TCTTTCCTGAAGGGCAACGAGTCTCTGAAGATCACTTCCCGCGTGGACCCCAGCATCATCGGTGGCCTGATCGTTTCCATTGGCGACAAGTACGTCGACATGAGCATTGCCACTAAGGTTAAGCTTTACACCGATGTCATCCAGACCGCTGCCTAG